In Lacibacter sp. H375, one DNA window encodes the following:
- a CDS encoding DUF2304 domain-containing protein, which produces MTPIQFILIIGFLFTGLFYFVRLRNRIADVLLLFILVGVAVLFILFPEWTSVLANKLGVGRGTDLVLYICIVLFYFVILKLYARMRRLERQITDLIRKQALDEIEKLVKK; this is translated from the coding sequence ATGACACCCATTCAGTTCATACTCATCATCGGATTCCTGTTTACCGGTTTGTTTTATTTTGTGCGTTTACGTAACCGCATTGCCGATGTGTTATTGCTCTTCATTCTTGTAGGAGTAGCAGTGTTGTTTATCCTTTTTCCTGAATGGACAAGTGTATTAGCAAATAAATTAGGCGTTGGTCGTGGCACCGATCTTGTCCTTTATATCTGTATTGTACTGTTCTATTTTGTTATTCTGAAACTATATGCACGCATGCGTAGGCTTGAGCGACAAATAACAGACCTCATTCGCAAACAAGCACTGGACGAAATTGAAAAGCTAGTGAAGAAATAA
- a CDS encoding glycosyltransferase family 2 protein: MSDSGIFIIIPSFNEEIVLRSTVEPLLHKGYEIVVVDDGSINDQTKPLTDVPITVIRHQQNLGQGAALETGTQYALAKGATFIVHFDADGQHDYSAIDRLLAPLQNNEADVVFGSRFLSDQSSLPFSRSLLLHTARYVNFLFTGLLLSDAHNGFRAFNRNAAELIRIKENRMAHASEILILVKKYKLRLKEVAVEVRYTEYSKAKGQSGWNSIRILFDLILHKLLR; encoded by the coding sequence ATGAGTGACTCCGGAATATTCATCATCATCCCTTCTTTTAATGAAGAGATTGTTCTCCGTTCAACTGTAGAACCACTCTTGCATAAGGGCTATGAAATTGTTGTTGTAGACGATGGCTCAATAAACGATCAGACAAAACCACTTACCGATGTGCCCATTACAGTTATCCGCCACCAGCAGAATCTTGGACAAGGTGCAGCGTTGGAAACAGGAACCCAATATGCGTTGGCTAAGGGTGCCACCTTTATTGTGCATTTTGATGCTGATGGGCAACACGATTATTCTGCAATAGACCGTTTGCTTGCACCCCTTCAAAACAACGAAGCAGATGTTGTGTTTGGGTCACGCTTTTTATCTGATCAATCATCACTGCCTTTTTCCCGATCACTGTTATTACATACCGCACGTTATGTAAATTTTCTTTTTACCGGACTTCTGTTAAGTGATGCACACAATGGCTTTCGTGCATTTAACAGAAACGCTGCTGAGTTGATCCGTATAAAAGAAAACCGAATGGCGCATGCATCAGAGATATTGATTCTGGTAAAAAAATACAAACTCAGGTTGAAAGAAGTTGCAGTAGAAGTTCGCTACACTGAGTATTCCAAAGCCAAAGGTCAATCAGGATGGAACAGCATTCGTATTCTTTTCGATTTAATTTTACATAAACTATTACGATGA
- a CDS encoding DUF3089 domain-containing protein yields MIESTKAFLIVSQIALLFLVACRPSYVSQIEKYKKEFTVADSIPDYSDLRFWAAHPSKKDPSDSIPKSFEYETRDSSTDVFFIHPTTLTSKALAGKVWNASIKSDTLNTKTDYTSILYQASIFNGSCRVFAPRYRQAHLHSFFSIEQAQSQAALELAYSDVKKAFLFYLEKHNNNRPIIIASHSQGTYHAGRLLKEFFENKPLSSKLVCAYIIGLGIPLNYFSVMEPCRGPNETNCFVTWRTFRKGYVPDYVKKEEGQTWTVNPLSWSLSDSAISRKENKGAVLFKFNKTYNHTNGAKNHNGVLWINKPRFFFSIFLRSKNYHAGDLNLFYYSIRKNVRDRITAYQKNHITKSN; encoded by the coding sequence TTGATTGAATCAACGAAAGCTTTTTTAATTGTATCACAAATCGCACTTCTTTTCCTCGTTGCGTGCAGGCCATCGTATGTTTCACAAATAGAAAAATATAAAAAGGAATTTACAGTTGCTGATAGTATTCCTGATTACTCTGATTTGCGTTTCTGGGCTGCACATCCTTCGAAAAAAGACCCTTCAGACAGTATTCCAAAATCCTTTGAATACGAAACTCGGGACAGTTCAACTGATGTTTTCTTTATTCACCCCACCACTTTAACATCAAAAGCACTGGCCGGAAAAGTATGGAATGCCTCTATCAAAAGTGATACATTAAATACCAAAACCGACTATACGTCGATTTTATACCAGGCAAGTATCTTTAATGGAAGTTGCAGAGTTTTTGCTCCAAGGTACAGGCAGGCGCATCTTCATTCTTTCTTTTCTATTGAACAAGCACAATCGCAAGCCGCACTTGAACTTGCCTATTCTGATGTAAAAAAAGCGTTTCTCTTTTACCTTGAAAAACATAACAACAACAGGCCAATCATCATTGCATCACACAGTCAGGGGACATATCATGCAGGTAGGTTATTAAAAGAATTTTTTGAAAACAAACCACTATCATCTAAGCTTGTATGTGCTTACATAATCGGCTTGGGTATTCCACTGAATTATTTTTCAGTTATGGAGCCATGCCGAGGTCCAAACGAAACTAATTGTTTCGTAACCTGGCGAACATTCAGAAAAGGATATGTGCCAGACTATGTTAAAAAGGAAGAAGGGCAAACATGGACAGTTAATCCATTAAGCTGGTCACTGTCTGATTCAGCAATCTCAAGAAAGGAAAATAAGGGTGCCGTCTTATTCAAGTTTAATAAAACTTATAACCATACAAATGGTGCAAAAAATCACAACGGAGTTTTATGGATTAATAAGCCACGTTTCTTCTTTAGTATTTTTCTACGCTCAAAGAATTACCATGCAGGAGATTTGAATCTGTTCTATTATTCCATCCGCAAAAATGTGAGAGACAGAATTACAGCATATCAAAAAAACCATATTACAAAAAGCAATTAA
- a CDS encoding isopenicillin N synthase family dioxygenase, protein MTIPVVDLAEFTSGDPVLKQKFVNELGKAYEEVGFVAVKNHGVPDHLIADLYKYVQQFFSLPLEKKREYEIPDLAGQRGYTSFGKEHAKGSDAPDLKEFFQYGQKAEGTEYVPEEYPENVQVGEIPAFNPTFHAAYRSFEESGKKLLQAIALYLGLDEFYFDDWVRNGNSILRAIHYPPITNEPKTAIRAEQHEDINLITLLVGASADGLQILTKQNEWVGVTSLPEQIVVNVGDMLQRLTNNKLRSTTHRVVNPPRELWHTSRFSIPFFLHPKGNMSLACLESCIDEKNPKHYPDATAGEYLDERLREIGLKK, encoded by the coding sequence ATGACGATTCCAGTAGTTGATCTTGCCGAGTTCACCAGTGGTGACCCTGTTTTAAAACAGAAGTTTGTAAATGAATTAGGAAAGGCATATGAAGAGGTTGGCTTTGTAGCGGTAAAAAATCACGGCGTTCCTGATCACCTCATTGCTGATCTGTATAAATATGTTCAACAATTTTTTTCACTACCTCTGGAAAAGAAGCGGGAATACGAAATTCCCGATTTGGCCGGTCAGCGTGGTTATACATCTTTTGGAAAAGAGCATGCAAAGGGAAGTGATGCTCCAGACCTGAAGGAATTTTTTCAATACGGGCAGAAGGCAGAAGGCACAGAATATGTACCTGAAGAATATCCGGAGAATGTGCAGGTTGGTGAAATTCCGGCTTTCAACCCAACATTTCATGCGGCGTACAGATCGTTTGAAGAATCTGGTAAAAAGCTGCTGCAGGCAATTGCGTTGTATTTGGGTCTTGACGAATTTTATTTTGATGACTGGGTCCGCAACGGGAATTCCATTTTGAGAGCAATACATTATCCTCCTATAACGAATGAACCTAAAACTGCGATCAGGGCTGAGCAGCATGAAGATATTAACCTGATCACTTTGTTGGTTGGTGCATCAGCAGATGGATTACAGATTCTCACAAAACAGAATGAATGGGTTGGAGTCACATCTCTGCCTGAGCAGATTGTGGTAAATGTTGGTGATATGTTGCAACGTTTAACCAATAATAAGTTGCGCTCCACAACACATCGTGTAGTTAATCCGCCAAGAGAGCTTTGGCATACGTCGAGGTTTTCTATCCCATTCTTTTTGCACCCAAAAGGGAATATGTCGTTGGCATGTTTGGAGAGTTGCATTGATGAAAAAAATCCAAAACATTATCCAGATGCAACGGCGGGAGAGTATCTTGACGAACGCTTACGTGAAATTGGATTAAAGAAGTAA
- the chrA gene encoding chromate efflux transporter, whose product MYTLTAFGGPQGHIGMLMKIFVKKRRDLTEHELTEIISFCQLLPGASSTQTITLIGYKRGGLPLALVTLFVWVFPACFIMGALSFFVHYLDKKALHTDIFKFLQPMAVGFLIYATWNTYKSAVNSAITRVIMILAAIAVYIFFRTPWVFPIILVVAGVVTNFNKKRIPQKEIPRKKIKWSNIWLFALVFVVAGFLSETARKQEWENRRAFNLFENFYRFGSLVFGGGQVLVPMMYEQFVIREKTQYMTGEELLTGAGFVQGIPGPVFSMASYTGGMAMRDLGAEKQVVGSIIGAVAIFLPSLLLVLFFYPIWNNLKKYAVVYRSLEGINAATVGLMAASAFYVARDISILEMNAISYLNLIVIFSTTILLSTTKIPPPIIAVVCLLLGWIF is encoded by the coding sequence ATTTATACGCTTACTGCTTTTGGTGGCCCGCAGGGTCATATCGGAATGTTGATGAAAATTTTTGTAAAGAAACGGCGTGATCTTACAGAACATGAATTAACGGAGATCATTTCTTTTTGTCAGCTTCTTCCTGGTGCAAGCTCTACACAAACAATTACTCTGATAGGTTACAAGCGTGGTGGTTTACCACTAGCATTAGTTACTTTATTTGTTTGGGTGTTTCCTGCATGTTTCATTATGGGCGCTCTTTCTTTTTTTGTGCATTATCTTGATAAGAAAGCGTTACATACTGATATATTTAAATTTTTGCAACCCATGGCTGTCGGGTTTTTAATCTATGCTACATGGAATACCTACAAGTCAGCTGTGAACAGTGCTATCACCCGGGTGATAATGATTCTTGCCGCCATTGCTGTATATATTTTTTTTAGAACACCATGGGTGTTCCCGATAATTCTTGTAGTGGCAGGCGTTGTTACGAATTTTAATAAGAAGCGTATTCCGCAAAAAGAAATTCCAAGAAAGAAAATAAAATGGTCGAATATTTGGTTGTTTGCATTGGTGTTTGTGGTTGCGGGTTTTTTGAGTGAAACGGCAAGAAAGCAAGAATGGGAAAACAGACGTGCATTTAACCTGTTTGAAAACTTTTATCGTTTTGGCAGTTTGGTCTTTGGCGGTGGTCAAGTGCTTGTTCCCATGATGTACGAGCAGTTTGTAATTCGTGAAAAAACGCAATACATGACAGGAGAGGAATTATTGACAGGTGCCGGATTTGTTCAAGGTATTCCCGGTCCGGTTTTTTCGATGGCTTCATATACCGGCGGAATGGCAATGCGTGATCTGGGAGCTGAAAAACAAGTGGTAGGGAGTATTATAGGGGCAGTAGCAATTTTTCTTCCCAGTTTATTACTTGTTCTCTTCTTTTATCCAATATGGAATAACTTAAAAAAGTATGCGGTTGTTTATCGATCGTTGGAAGGGATCAATGCGGCTACTGTAGGATTGATGGCAGCGTCTGCTTTTTACGTAGCAAGAGATATTTCTATTCTTGAAATGAATGCGATCAGTTACCTTAACCTGATTGTAATTTTTTCTACTACAATACTTCTTTCCACAACTAAAATTCCGCCACCTATTATTGCAGTGGTATGTTTGTTACTGGGGTGGATTTTTTAG